From Dehalococcoidia bacterium, the proteins below share one genomic window:
- a CDS encoding cupin domain-containing protein, producing the protein MFRANAEAQAVEMFPGVVRRTLNSGDRTTLVEITLAKGSSVPVHTHPHEQIGYVVSGRVLFRIGDGSRELAAGDSYCVPGGEEHGVDALEDAICIDIFSPVRDEYL; encoded by the coding sequence ATGTTTCGAGCTAATGCCGAGGCGCAAGCAGTCGAGATGTTCCCCGGGGTCGTCCGCCGCACCCTGAACAGCGGCGACCGCACCACGCTGGTGGAGATCACGCTCGCGAAGGGCTCGTCCGTCCCAGTCCACACCCATCCCCATGAGCAGATCGGCTACGTCGTCAGCGGCCGCGTCCTCTTCCGCATCGGCGACGGCTCGCGCGAGCTGGCCGCAGGGGACAGCTACTGCGTCCCGGGCGGCGAGGAGCACGGCGTCGACGCCCTCGAAGATGCCATCTGCATCGACATCTTCTCCCCCGTCCGCGATGAGTATCTCTAG
- the purB gene encoding adenylosuccinate lyase — MIPRYSRPEMARIWSDEHKFDSWLRVEVAAVQAWADLGVVPRADAELIARKARVNVADIERYEVELHHDMTAFLRSLSDSLGEEGRWVHLGLTSYDVEDPALALRMVEAAELLEEDLRQLESAIADRAIEHKDTLMMGRTHGMHAEPITFGLKLLNWLDEVRRQKVRLADAKSSIAVGKLSGPVGSHATVPPELEEMVCRRLGLGVDAVSTQVVSRDRHAHFIQTLALIGASLERFATEIRHLQRSEVGEVEEPFSRGQQGSSSMPHKRNPEKCERVCGLARVLRGNSIAALENVALWHERDISQSSAERIVIPDSCLALDYALALFTEIVRGMAVYPERMRRNLDITCGVVFSQRVLLALVEKGMSRQEAYPVVQRAGHIALAERRPFRETISAEPEVSSRLSPDELDALFDYSYFVREVDKSFARMGLLAPAK; from the coding sequence GTGATCCCCCGATACTCCCGTCCCGAGATGGCGCGGATCTGGTCGGACGAGCACAAGTTCGACTCCTGGCTCCGCGTAGAGGTCGCCGCCGTCCAGGCCTGGGCGGACCTCGGCGTCGTCCCCCGCGCCGACGCGGAGCTCATCGCGCGTAAGGCCAGGGTCAACGTCGCCGACATCGAGCGCTACGAAGTCGAACTCCATCACGACATGACCGCCTTCCTGCGCTCGCTCTCGGACAGCCTCGGCGAGGAAGGGCGCTGGGTGCACCTCGGCCTCACCTCGTACGACGTCGAGGACCCTGCCCTGGCGCTGCGCATGGTCGAGGCCGCGGAGCTGCTCGAAGAGGACCTGCGCCAGCTCGAGAGCGCCATCGCCGACCGCGCCATCGAGCACAAGGACACTTTGATGATGGGCCGCACCCACGGCATGCACGCCGAGCCCATCACCTTCGGCCTCAAGCTCCTCAACTGGCTCGACGAAGTCCGCCGCCAGAAGGTGCGCCTAGCCGACGCCAAGTCTTCCATTGCCGTCGGCAAGCTCAGCGGGCCCGTCGGCAGCCACGCCACTGTCCCGCCCGAACTGGAGGAGATGGTCTGCCGCCGCCTCGGCCTCGGGGTCGACGCCGTAAGCACGCAGGTGGTCTCTCGAGACCGGCACGCCCACTTCATCCAGACCCTCGCCCTCATCGGCGCCTCCCTGGAGCGATTCGCCACCGAAATACGCCACCTCCAGCGCAGCGAGGTAGGCGAGGTCGAGGAGCCCTTCTCGCGCGGCCAGCAGGGCTCGAGCTCGATGCCGCACAAGCGCAACCCGGAGAAGTGCGAGCGCGTCTGCGGCCTTGCGCGCGTGCTCCGCGGCAACTCCATAGCGGCGCTGGAAAACGTGGCCCTCTGGCACGAGCGCGACATCAGCCAGTCCTCCGCCGAGCGCATCGTCATCCCCGACTCCTGCCTGGCGCTCGACTACGCCCTCGCGCTCTTCACCGAGATCGTGCGCGGCATGGCCGTCTATCCGGAGCGGATGCGCCGGAACCTGGACATCACCTGCGGCGTCGTCTTCTCACAACGCGTGCTCCTGGCCCTGGTGGAGAAGGGGATGTCCCGCCAGGAAGCGTATCCGGTCGTGCAGCGCGCCGGCCACATCGCCCTCGCCGAACGCCGTCCCTTCCGCGAGACCATCTCTGCCGAGCCGGAGGTCTCTTCCCGGCTCTCTCCCGACGAACTGGACGCCCTCTTCGACTACTCTTACTTCGTGCGGGAAGTCGACAAGAGCTTCGCCCGCATGGGACTCCTTGCGCCAGCTAAGTAG
- a CDS encoding phosphoribosylaminoimidazolesuccinocarboxamide synthase — protein MTVLTETHLPNLLHRGKVRDTYDLGDGRLLMVATDRISAFDVVLPNGIPDKGAVLTQLSAFWFERTRDVVPNHFIRVADGTAADGLPFELPPDLRGRSMIVKKAQRLDVECVVRGYLAGSAWADYKETGRVFGIRMPPGLKESEALPEPLFTPTTKAEVGHDESISFSDLIQEIGPENATAVRLRSLALYKYAAMYARERGIIIADTKFEFGLLDGEPIVIDEMLTPDSSRFWPASEYEPGRPQHSFDKQFVRDWLTNSGWNREPPPPALPPDIVEKTAERYREAYRRLTGEDLRRY, from the coding sequence ATGACTGTCCTTACCGAGACCCACCTGCCTAATCTCCTGCACCGAGGCAAGGTCCGCGACACCTATGACCTCGGCGACGGCCGCCTCCTCATGGTCGCCACCGACCGCATAAGCGCCTTCGATGTCGTGCTGCCCAATGGCATACCTGACAAGGGTGCCGTCCTCACTCAGCTCTCCGCGTTCTGGTTCGAGCGCACGCGCGATGTCGTCCCCAATCACTTCATCCGGGTCGCCGACGGCACAGCCGCGGACGGCTTGCCCTTCGAGCTGCCGCCCGACCTCCGCGGCCGCTCGATGATCGTCAAGAAGGCCCAGCGCCTCGATGTCGAGTGCGTCGTGCGAGGCTATCTCGCCGGCTCCGCCTGGGCCGACTACAAGGAGACGGGCCGTGTCTTCGGCATCCGGATGCCGCCCGGTCTGAAGGAGAGCGAAGCACTGCCCGAGCCCCTGTTCACGCCAACGACGAAGGCAGAGGTCGGCCACGACGAGAGCATCAGCTTCTCCGACCTCATCCAGGAGATCGGGCCGGAGAACGCCACCGCCGTCCGCCTCCGCAGCCTCGCCCTGTACAAGTACGCGGCCATGTACGCCCGCGAGCGCGGCATCATCATCGCCGACACCAAATTCGAGTTCGGCCTCCTGGACGGCGAGCCCATCGTGATCGACGAAATGCTCACGCCAGACTCGAGCCGCTTCTGGCCCGCGAGCGAGTACGAGCCCGGCCGGCCGCAACACAGCTTCGACAAGCAGTTCGTGCGGGACTGGCTCACCAACTCTGGCTGGAATCGCGAGCCTCCGCCGCCCGCCCTGCCGCCCGACATCGTCGAGAAGACTGCCGAACGCTACCGCGAAGCCTATCGCCGCCTCACCGGCGAGGACCTTCGCCGTTACTGA
- the purS gene encoding phosphoribosylformylglycinamidine synthase subunit PurS, translated as MSNFLARVYVSLKPTVNDPQGLTIADGLRALGFSEVESVRAGKYIEVRLQAESTEAARARVDSMCDRLLANPIIESYRFDVEEVVPA; from the coding sequence ATGAGCAACTTCCTCGCCCGCGTCTACGTCTCCCTCAAGCCGACCGTCAACGACCCCCAGGGCCTGACCATTGCCGATGGCCTGCGCGCCCTGGGCTTCTCCGAGGTCGAGAGCGTGCGCGCTGGCAAGTACATCGAGGTCCGCCTGCAAGCCGAGAGCACCGAGGCTGCCCGCGCCCGCGTCGACTCGATGTGTGACCGTCTGCTCGCGAACCCCATAATCGAGAGCTACCGGTTCGACGTCGAAGAGGTCGTGCCGGCCTGA